CACGGCGACAACCGGCGGGCCGTGGTCTCCGGGCTCGCCGGCACCGGACGGATCATCAGCTCGGCCGCCCTGATCATGGTCAGCGTCTTCCTCAGCTACCTGCTCTCGGACGACCCCGTGGTCAAGATGTTCGGCATCGGACTGGCCACCGCCGTGGCCCTGGACGCCACCGTGGTGCGCGGAATCCTCGTCCCGTCCACCATGGTCCTGCTCGGCAGTGGCAACTGGTGGCTGCCGGGCGTGCTCGACCGGATCCTTCCCAACATCGACATCGAGGGCGACGGCCACCCCACCGACCCGCACGGGCCGGAGCGTGCCGTGACCCCCGCGCCGGCGGCGGAGCCGGAGCCCGCGGCCGGCCGCTGAGCCGGCCGACCGCCCTCCGACCGCCCGTCACCGTCCGCCCACCGCGAAGGCCAGGCGACACCATGAGCACCATCCCCACCACACCCCCCGGACCCGGTACCCCCGGCGCACCCGCGGCGCGACCCGCCGCCCGCGCCCTGCTCCAGGAGATCCGCACCGCCCAGCTCGGCGAGGGCGAGATCCTTCCCGGCCCCTACGGCCCCCGGCCGGCCACCTACGCCGACCACACCGCCTCGGGCCGACCCCTCGCCTTCGTCGAGGAGTTCCTCCGCCGCGAGGTCCTCACCCGCTACGCCAACACCCACACCGAGGCCTCCGGATTCGGCCGGCAGACCGGCCGGCTCCGCGAGGAGGCCCGGACGCTGATCCACCGGGCGGTCGGCGCCTCCGAGGAGCACGCGGTGATCTTCTGCGGCTCCGGCACCACCGGCGCCGTCAACAAGCTGGTCGACCTGCTCGGCCTGCGGCGGCCCTCGCCGCGCGCCGAGCGGTACGCCGTCCCGATACCAGAGCACGACCGGCCGGTGGTCCTGGTCGGCCCGTACGAGCACCACTCCAACGAACTGCCGTGGCGGGAGTCGGTCGCCGACGTGGTGGTCGTCCGGGAGGGCGCGGACGGCGGGCTCGACCTGGACGACCTGCGCGCCCAACTGCTCCGGTACGCCCACCGGCCGCTGCGGATCGGCAGCTTCTCGGCCGCCTCCAACGTGACCGGGATGCTCACCGACACCGACCGGGTCTCCGCCCTGCTGCACTCCCACGGTGCCCTCGCCTGCTGGGACTTCGCCACCGCCGGGCCGTACCTGCCGATACGCGCCGCCGCCTCCGCGCCAGGGCGCCAGGACCACGCGGACGCGCTGTTCCTCTCCCCGCACAAGTTCCCCGGCGGGCCGCAGACCCCGGGCGTCCTGGTGGTCCGCCGGGCACTGCTGCGCAACGGGGTGCCGGTGAACCCCGGCGGCGGCACGGTCGCCTACGTCGGCCCGGACGACCACCGGTACCTCGCCGACCCGGTGGCCCGGGAGGAGGGCGGCACCCCGGCGATCGTGGAGTCGATCCGCGCCGGGCTGGTCTTCCGGCTCAAGGAGGAGCTGGGGCGCGACCTGATCCGGGAGCAGGAGGAGGCCGCCTGGGCGGCCGTCCGCGCCCGCTGGGGACGGCACCCGGCGATCCGGATCCTCGGCCGCACCGACCTGCCCCGGCTTCCCGTGGTCTCCTTCCTGATCCGGCACGGGGACGGCCACCTGCACCACAACCTCGTGACCGCCCTGCTCAACGACCTGTTCGGGATCCAGTCCCGCGGCGGCTGCTCCTGCGCCGGCCCGTACGGCCACCGGCTGCTCGGCATCGACCGGGAGCGCTCGTTCGCCCACCGCGACGTGATCTGCGACCTGGGCCTGGAGGGGGTCAAGCCCGGCTGGACCCGGGTCAGCCTCCCGTACACGATGACCGAGCAGGCCCGGCGACACGTGCTCGACGCGGTGGAGTTCATCGCCGAGCAGGGCCACCGGCTGCTGCCCGACTACGCCTTCGACCCGCGCAGCGGGCTCTGGCGGCACCGGGCCGCGCCGGTCGGGCCGCCGCCGGTGGGGCTGGGGGCGCCCCTGTTCGGCGGTGAGGTGGTCGGCGGTGAGGTGGTCGGCGGGCAGCGGGGCGCGGCCCGGCCCGCCGTCCCCGGGTATGCCGAGCAGTTGGCCCTGGCCCGGGCGCTGGTCGCAAACCGGCCGGAGCGGCCACCGCGGCGGCCGGCCGGGCTGCCGGAGTCCTTCGAGAGCCTCCGCTGGTTCCCGCTGGACGCCGGCAACCTGGCCTGACGGGGTCTCGTTCCCCGGCGGCCGTCGGCTCCACCTCCGACACGCCCCTTCGCGGCCCGCGAAGGGGCGTGTCCCCGTTTCCGGGGTCGCGTCGAGTGGGTCGGTCCAGCGCGGAGCTGTCGAACGTCACAACGCGGTATCGGTCCTCCCCCCGGCTTGACTCCGACGGCGTCACGCGGTGTCATATGTGCCAACACGTTGAAACATGTTTGATTGTGAGCGTTTTCCGTCTGTCGTTGACAGGTGCTTCGAGACCGGCCGGCCCCGTTCGCCCCCCGTTCGGGGCCGGCCCCCCGGCCCGCCCCCGGCCTGTTCCCCCGTGCAGGCCGGTGGCGGGCGCCACCGCACCACCCGCACCGCGGCGCCACCGCACCCCGGCACCACCGCACCACCCGCGATCCCCGGAGACGAGTGACACCATGAGCTGCCCCGACGACTCGGCCCCGGCCCACCGGCCACCCTCCGCCCCGCTCCCCGCCGCCCGCGCCACCGGCTCGGCCGGGGTGCAGGGGGTGGCCAAGCGGTTCGGTGCGGTGCGGGCCCTCGGTGGGGTGACTCTGGACTTCCCGGCGGGGCGGGTGGCGGCGGTGACGGGGGAGCGCGGGGCGGGGAAGTCGACGCTGTTGCGGATCCTCGCGGGTGACCATCGGCCGTCCGAGGGCAAGGCGGTGGTGTACGTCTCGCACCGGATCCAGGAGGTCTTCCAACTCGCGGGCCGGATCGCGGTGTTGCGGGACGGCGAGCTCGCCGGGGTGCAGGACGCGGCCCGGACGAACGACGTCGAGCTGGCCCGGTTGATGGCCGGCCGTGACCGCTCCCCGGTCCCCGTGCGTCGCCACGTCCCCCTCGGCCGTCCGGTCCCGGAGGGCCGGCACCTCACCTCGGATCCCGGGGCCGCCGCATGAGCGCCACCGCGCCCCCCGCGCCCTCCTGACCGCACCGCACCCCCTCACTCCGTCCCCTGCGGAGCCGTGCGGGGCCGCCCCGCAGCCGTGGCGGCCCGGCTCCGGCCAGGGGGCGGACGGGCGGGAGGCCGTTGAGGGTCGGCCAGACCGCCACGCGCTGCCGGTCCCGCGCTCAGCCGAGCGCGGGACCGGCAGTTCTCGTCGGGCGGGTCACGAGGTGGTATCGGTCCGCCCATCTGCTTGACGGGAGCCCCGGCTGGCGGTCTCATATGTGCCATCTCGTTTGAATCTGTTCGGTTATGCTGGTTCATGTGAGCGCTGAGGGGAGGGTCGGGATCCACCTGACGCAGCCTCAGCACCCGGGTACCGGGCGCACTCCTCGGGGAGGTGCGCCCGGCACCCCCCGTCCCGTCCCCCGCCGGCCGCCCCAACACCCAGTCGGCGGGGGATCACCAACCCGGCCGCACACCAGCCGCGCCCCGCGCCGACGTCGGAGCCCCCCATGTCCTACCTCTCCGGTCCCCTCGACCCGCACGGCGAACCGTCCTCCCGGCCCGGGCGCATCCCGCACCCCGTCCACGCCTCCCGCCCCGACGGCGGCGCCCCGTGGATCGTCACCCTCGCGGTCCGCCACCCCGACGGCCGCCAGGGCACCCACAGCTTCGTGGAATGGGCGGCCAGCCACTCCCAGGCGGTCGCCGCCGCCCTGCTCCGGGCCCGCACCAGCAGCGCCCGCGACCACCGCCGGGGCGCGCCGCTCGACGGCCCGCACACCGCGCGGGCGGAACTGTGGCGCGGGTCCGCCCTGTCCTGGTGACCCCGCTCACCCGGCCCGGCCGGACCGGGCGATGTGCGACCGATCGGGCCCGACCGGTGGCAGGATGACGCGCGGGACGACGCAGCACGGCGACCGGGCCGACCGACGAGAGAAGGCATGATGGTGCACGCACGCGCCGGCCAACCGGCAGGACCGCAGGACCTGGTGGACGTGGCCAGGCTGGTGACCGCCTACTACACGCTCCACCCGGATCCGGCCGAGGTATCCCAGCAGGTCGCCTTCGGCACCTCCGGCCACCGCGGCTCCTCCCTGGACACCGCGTTCAACGAGGACCACATCGCCGCCACCACCCAGGCGATCTGCGAGTACCGGGCCGCCCAGGGCACCACCGGGCCGCTGTTCCTCGGCATCGACACCCACGCGCTCTCCGAGCCCGCCCGCGCCACCACCCTGGAGGTGCTCGCCGCCAACGGCGTCACCGTCCTGCTCGACAGCGCCGACGGCTACACCCCCACCCCGGCCGTCTCGCACGCCATCCTCACCCACAACCGCACCCGCCCGGCCGGCCGGGCCGACGGCATCGTGGTCACCCCCTCCCACAACCCGCCCGCCGACGGCGGCTTCAAGTACAACCCGCCGCACGGCGGCCCGGCCGGCTCCGACGCCACCGGCTGGATCCAGAACCGCGCCAACGAGCTGCTCCGCCAAGGCCTTTCGGGCGTCCGCCGGATCCCGTACGCGCGCGCCCTGGCCGCCGACACCACCGGCCGCTACGACTACGCCGGCCGCTACACCGAGGACCTGCCCGCCGTCCTCGACCTGGACGCCGTCCGCGCCGCCGGCGTCCGGATCGGCGCCGACCCGATGGGCGGCGCCTCGGTGGCGTACTGGGCGCGCATCGCCGAGACCCACCGCCTGGACCTCACCGTGGTCAACCCGCTCACCGACCCCGCCTGGCGGTTCATGACCCTGGACTGGGACGGGAAGATCCGGATGGACTGCTCCTCCCCGTACGCCATGGCCTCCCTGATCGGCCGTCGGGAGGGGTTCGCCGTCGCCACCGGCAACGACGCCGACGCCGACCGGCACGGCATCGTCACCCCCGACGGCGGGCTGATGAACCCCAACCACTACCTCGCCGTCGCCATCGACCACCTCTACCGCCACCGCGCCGACTGGCCCGCCACGGCCGCCGTCGGCAAGACCCTGGTGTCCTCCTCGATGATCGACCGGGTGGCCGGCGACCTGGGCCGGCGCCTGGTGGAGGTCCCGGTCGGCTTCAAGTGGTTCGTCGACGGCCTGCTGGACGGCTCGGTCGCCTTCGGCGGCGAGGAGTCCGCCGGCGCCTCCTTCCTGCGGCGCGACGGCGGCGTCTGGACCACCGACAAGGACGGCATCCTGCTCGCCCTGCTCGCCTCCGAGATCACCGCGGTGACCGGCCGCAGCCCCTCCCAGCTCTACACCGACCTCACCGCCCGCTTCGGCGCCCCCGCCTACGCCCGGGTGGACGCCCCCGCCGACCGCGCCCAGAAGGCGGCGCTCTCCGCCCTCACCGCCGACCAGGTCACCGCCGGCGAACTGGCCGGCGAGCCCATCACCGCCGTCCTCACGGCCGCCCCGGGCAACGGGGCCGCCATCGGGGGCCTCAAGGTCTGCACCGAGAACGCCTGGTTCGCGGCGAGGCCCTCCGGCACCGAGGACGTCTACAAGATCTACGCCGAGAGCTTCCACGGACCCGACCACCTCGCCCGCGTCCAGGACGAAGCCCGCGACCTCGTCGCCGAAGCCCTCCTCAAGGCCTGACGCACTCGGGTACGTCAGGGGCGCGTGAGCGCACCTCCCGGCCGCCGCGTGCCCCTGACGTACCCTCGTGCGCCGCGCCCCCGCTAGCGGGGCACCGCGCTGCCCAGGGAGAGGGCCGCCAGGACCCGTGGGGCGCCCTCCTCGTAGAAGACGTCCAGGTCATCGACCTCGTACCCGGCCGCGGTGAGGAGTTCCACGATCGGCCGGGTCAGGTGGCAGCCCGCGAACAGCCGTTGCTGGAGCGGCTCCAGCCGGTACTGCCAGCGCCGCACCCCCGCGTCCGCCTCCGGCGCCAGCCCGTGCTCCAGGAACCGGAACACCCCGCCCGGCCGCAGCACCCGCCGGATCTCCCGCAGGGCGGCCCCCACGTCGGGAATGGTGCACAGCGTGAAGGTCGACAGCGCGCAGTCGAAGCTCGCGTCCGGGAACGGCAGCGCCTGCCCGTCCAGTCCGGACCGGTCCACCGGCACCCGTGCCCGGTCCAGCCGCTTCCGGGCGAGCCGCCAGCCCACGTCCGAGGGCTCCACGGCGGCGACCCGCGACACCGCGGCGGGGTAGAACGGCACGTTGTGGCCGCTGCCGAAGCCGATCTCCACGACCTCGCCGTGCAGGCCGGTGCAGACCCGCCGGCGCAGCGGCCGCTCCGCCTTGGTCCCGCAGGCCACGTCGATGATCCGCGGCACGACCTGCTCGGTGTAGTACCCCATTCCCGCCTCCGTGTGTCGGCACCAGCGTGGCATCGCGGCCGGGTGGCCGCGGCGCTGACACGCCCGCGTCAGGGGGACACCAGCGGGCCCCCGCCACCCGTGGCGCCTGTGCCGGCGGGCCCGCCCGCCGGGGTGCCCGTCAGTTCCTGACGCGAGCGCACGTTCCGTTTCCGCATGGCCCGCTGCACGTGCTGCTCCACCGTGCGCGGCGACAGGTGCAGGGTGAGCGCGATCTCCCGGTTGGTCATGCCCCGGCCCGCCAGCTCCGCCACCTCCAGCTCGCGCGGCGACAGTTCCTCGCCGTAGGCGGGCCGGCCGACCGGGCGCCGTACGCGGGCCGGCCGGTGGGTCCGGAGCAGGGCCCGGACCCGGGCGGCGTCCCACTGCGCGCCGAGCGCTGCCAGTTGCTGCGCCGCGGAGCCCAGGGCCTCCACCGCCCAGGGGTGGTCCGGTCCGGCGGTGGCGAGGGCGCACCGGGCCGAGTCCTCCAGCACCAGGGCGTGCGGGTACGGCCGGCCGAGCCGGGCGTGGGCGTCGGCCGCCGCGCGGAAGTGGGCCAGGGCGCCGGGGTGGTCGCCTTCCGTCCGGGCGGTCAGGGCACGGCACCAGTGCAGGGCGGCCTCGGCGGCGGGGGCGTCCCGTCCGGCCAGGCCCTCGGTGAACTCCCCGGTCAGCCGGGCCGCCCCGGCCGGGTCGCCGGCCTCGGCCAGCGCCCGGACCGCCCAGGGCGCCAGTTCGGCGGCCCAGACCCACACGCCCTGGCGGCGCAGCCGGGCCCAGGCGGCCAGGGCCTCGGCCGCCGCGCCCGCCGTGTCCTGCCGGCCGAGGGCCAGCCGGACCAGGGCGGCGGAGGAGGCGGCGGCCAGCGGCACCGAGCACTCCTCCACCGGCCGGGCGCGGCCGCCGCGCAGCCAGGCCTCCACCTGTCCGGGCTCGCCGCGGGCCAGGGCCAGCAGGCCGAGCACCAGCCGGGCGTCCTCGGCCAGCAGCGGCATGTCGCCGACCTCGGCGGCGAACTCCCGGGCCCGGGCGGCCAGTCCGTCCCACCGGCCGGCCGCCCAGTCCAGCAGCAGCGCCGTCCCGCGGACCGTCCGCTCGGTGTACGGTGCGCCACTGCTCGATGCCAACCGCCGCCCTTCGACGGACAGTTCGCCGGCCTGCCGGTCGTAGCCGAGCCAGTGCGCGGCGTCCGCGGCGTTGCAGAGGCCGCGGGCCACCTGCTGCCGGATCTCCGGCTCCTCGCCGCTGCCGCGGAGCGCCTGAAGCCGCTGCCAGCCGGCCGGGTCGCCGATGCTCAGCAGCACGGCCACACCGTTGGCGGCCACCGCGGTCCGGACCACCGGGTCGCCGCTGGACTCCGCCACCCGCTCGGCGCGCCGCAGCCACTCCAGGTGCTCGGCCAGCGAGCCGCCCGGCCAGTACGGCACCGCCAGCGCGGACATGCCGCGTGCCGCGGCGGCCGGCCGTTCGCCAAGGTCGGCCACCGCCCGCGCCAACTCCTCGCGGCCGTCCGCCCCCCGGCCCGCCTGGTTGCCGAGCAGCAGCCCGAGGTCCAGCCGGACCTGCCCGCGGACCGGCGCCGGCAGCTCGCGGTCCTCCACGATCTGGCGCAGCACCCGGACGGTCTCGTCCGACCGCAGACCGACGGTCGCGCTGCGGGCCAGCAGCGGCGCCAGCCGGGCCCGGGCCGCCGCCGGGGTGTCCGGTGCGGCCAGGGCGTCCTCCAGCAGCGGGACCGCCTCCTGGTGGCGGCCCGCCCGGGCGTACCCGGCGGCCGCCCGTTCCACGGCCCGCAGCCAGTGCCGCAGTTCGCCGGACCGCCGGTGGTGCCGGGCCAGCAGGTCCCAGCGCACCGGCTGCGCGCGGGCGAGCAACCGGGCGGCCCGCCGGTGCAGTTGGTCCCGCACCGGCCCCGGGATGTGCCGGTAGACCGCCTCCCCGGCCAGCGGCATCGGGAAGCCGTACCGCTGCTCCCCGCACTCGGCGAGCGCCCCGGCGGCGAGGGCGGCGACCAGGGCCTCCCGTCCCGGCTCGGGGTCGAGTCCGGCGACCGCGGCCAGCTGGCCGGCGGTGGCGGGCTCGCCGAGCACCGCGGCCGCCCACACCACCGCGCGCCGGTCGGCCGGGACGTTCCACGCCCGCGAGATCGCCAACTCGGCGACCCGGACCGGGATGTCGAGGGCGTCCAGGTCGGCGGGGCCGGGGCGGGCCGGGCCGGCGGCGCTGCGGAGGGCGTGCAGCAGGTCCAGGACGGCGCCGGCGTTCCCGGCGGTCCGGGCGTGCAGACGGGCCGTCAGCTCGGGACGGCAGCGCTCGGGTCCGAGCACCCGGGCGGCGATCCGGGCGACCTCGGCCGGGCCGAGGGGCGGCACCGGCACCGGGTGGACGGCGAGCCGGGACGGATAGCGGACCGGCCCGCCGAGGGCCAGGCCGGGCACCGGGAGTTCCTCCGGCCGGTAGCTGAGCAGCACCGCCGTACCCGGCCGGTCGACGGCCAACAGGGCGCGCAGCCGGGCGAGTTCGTCCGGCGCCGCGAGGTGGACGTCCTCCGCCACCAGCAGTGCGGGCGCCGGCCCGTCGGCGGGGGAGCGGTCCGTGCCGCCGAGCAGCTCGGCGATCAGGTGGCTCTTGCCGCTGCCCGCCGGTCCGGCGACCAGCAGCAGCACCGACTCCGCGGAGCCCGGCGCCAGCGCCCGCTCGACCAGCCGCGACCACGGCTCCCCGCCCACCGACACCCCTCCTCGCCCCCGCCCGGGCACGGCCGGCCGCGCCCCGCGGGCGACAGCGGTCGCGGGTGTGCGGTCCCCGGGCACCCCCGGGGTGCCGGCCGGTTGAACGTGTCCGGCCATCTTGGGGCCGGGGCGGACCGGCTCACAAGGGTGGGGAGCGTCACGCCGTCCCCGCAGGTCCCTCACCACCCCTCCGGAACAGGTGCGAATTTATCGCGTATCCGTAATCCGGCCTCCCTGATGGTGGCGCCGCGGCCGCCCGCGTCACAGTGATCACCGGAACCGGCGCCGGGGCCGACCCAGGGCCCGTCCCGGGCCGGCCCGCGCGCCCGTTCCCCGGGCCGGCCGCCCCTGCGGAGGGAGCGCCGACGCCCGCGACCGCCGCCCCCCGAGCCCGGACCGGAACACCCACGGCACCCGTCCGCGCAGCGAACCGACGGGCCATCAGGTGCCCCCCGGGCCGGCGGTCGAACGCCCTCACCCGATCTCGGAGGACACGTGTCTACCCCCCTCACCAGCCGCCTGCGGCGCCCGGCCGTCGCGGCCGTCGCGCTCGGCGCGGCCCTGGCGTTCGCGGCCCCGGTCGCGCCCGCCCACGCCGCCCCCTCGTCCCCGGCCGCCCCCGCGGCCGTCTGGGCCGCCGGCACCCGGGCGTACCTGGTCATCACGGCGCCCGGCGACACCACCGCCGCGCGCACCGCGGTCACCGCCAACGGCGGCAGCGTCTTCGCCTCGTACGACGCGATCGGCGTGGTCGTCGCCCACTCGGCCTCCGCCGGTTTCGCCACCGCCCTGCGCGCCGTCGCCGGGGTGCAGCAGGTCGGCGCGACCCGCACCTCCGACGTGCCGGCCGACGCCTACGACCCCGCGCTGCCCGCCAACCCGGCGCAGAGCGCGACGACCCTCACCGAGTCCACCCGCTGGGACATGAGCCAGATCAAGGCCGACCAGGCCTGGGCCGTCACCACCGGCTCGGCGAGCGTCAAGGTCGGCGTGCTCGACACCGGCGTGGACGACCAGCACCAGGACCTGGCGCCCAACTTCGACGCCGCCGACTCCGTCTCCTGCGCCTACGGCAAGCCGGACACCCGGACCGGCGCCTGGCGCGACGTGGACACCCACGGCACCCACGTGGCCGGCACCATCGCGGCCGCGAAGAACGGCAAGGGCGTGGTCGGCGTGGCCCCCGGGGTGCGGATCGCCTCCGTCCGGGTCGCCGAGCCCGGCAACAGCTTCTTCTACGCGGAGAACACCATATGCGGGTTCGTCTGGGCCGGTGACCACGGCTTCAAGGTCACCAACAACAGCTACTACACCGACCCCTGGCAGTTCAACTGCCCGAACGACCTGGACCAGGCCGCCATCATCGAGGGCGTCAAGCGCGCCCAGGCGTACGCCGAGGGCAAGGGCTCGCTCCAGGTGGCCGCGGCCGGCAACGCCAACTACGACCTGGCGAACAAGACCACCGACACCTCCAGCCCCAACGACTCCACCCCGGTGACCCGCACCATCACCAACGCCTGCATCGACATCCCGACCGAACTCCCGGGCGTGGTCACGGTGTCCGCGATGGGCCGCGGCAACGTCAAGGCCTCGTACTCCAACTACGGCACCGGCGTGATCGACGTCGCGGCCCCGGGCGGCGACGGCGCCGACGGTGTGTACTCCACGCTGCCCGGCGGCAAGTACGGCAACAAGAACGGCACCTCGATGGCCTCGCCGCACGTCACCGGCGTGGCCGCGCTGATGGTCAGCGCCGACCCGACGCTCACCCCGGCGGACCTGAGGGCCAGGCTGGCGAGCCAGGCCACCGACACCGCCTGCCCCGCCGACAGCCGCTGCACCGGCACCACCGGGAACAACGGCTTCTTCGGCGAGGGCCAGGTCGACGCCCTCAAGGCGGTCGGCGCCACCCCGCCGCCCGGGAAGTACTTCGAGAACCTCACCGACGTGGCCATCCCGGACAACACCACCGTGGAGAGCCCCCTCACGGTGAGCGGCGTGAGCGGCAACGCCCCGGCGACGCTCAAGGTCGGCGTGGACATCAAGCACACCTACCGCGGCGACCTGGTGGTCTCCCTCGTCGCCCCGGACGGGACGGTCTACCTGCTGGAGGACTTCCCGGACAGCGACGGCACCGACAACGTGCTCAAGACCTACACGGTGAACGCCTCCGCCGAGGCGGCGGCCGGCACCTGGAAGCTCCGGGTCCGCGACCTCGCCACCCAGGACACCGGCCGTATCGACGCCTGGAGCCTCACCTTCTGACACCTGGGCGTCCCGGAACCGCCCCGGCCCGCCGACACGCCCGTCGGCTGGCCGGGGCCAGCGCCCGTCCGCCGGGGCTCACCCGGCCCGGGCCGCCCCGTCCGGCCGCCCGGCCGGGTGGAGCGCCGGATCCAGCCGGTCGGCCAGGTCCAGGTCGTCCGCGAGCATCGCGTACCACTGGCCGAGGTCCAGCAGCGGCGGCGCGGCGGGCCCGGTCCCGGCGCGCTCCTCCACCAGCTCCGGCAGGCGGGTCCGCACGCCGTCGGGGGAGGGGGGCGGCGCTCCGCCGCCCGGGGAGGCGGTGGGCGGCCCGCCGTCCGCGGTGAACCGCCCCGGGCCGACGTCCCGGCCCCGGTACGCCCGCAGCGCCCCGCCCAGCCGCCGGCAGCGCGCGGCCAGCAGGCCCGCCTCCTCCACCGCCACCCCGGCCTGCCGGGCCGACACCGAGCCGGCAGGCGGCCGGTCGTACTGCGGCAGCCAGTGCGCGCCCACCAGCACGTGCCGCCCGAACCGCAGCGCCGCGTACCAGTCGCGCGGCGCGGCCGCCGGGTCCTGCGGCTCGCTCTGGTACTGGGCGAAGGAGGACTCGGTCAGCCGCAGCGCGGACAGCACCTCCCGGGTGTGCGGACCGCCGGCCGGCGGCGGTGCCAGCAGGGCGTCCGCGGTCCGGGTGATCAGCGGCCCGGCGGCGTCCAGCAGCCGGGCCACCGACCGCCGCAGCTCCCGCCGGGCCCCGGTCGGCCAGGCGATCAGACCGAACAGCAGGCCCACCGCGCTGCCGGTCAGCACGTCCACCACCCGCACCTGGGCCAGCCGCCAGGACGCCGGCACGACCTGCGCGAACGCCGTCGACACCACCAGCGTGAACAGCCCCTGCGCCCAGGCGATCCCGAGCATCGGGCCGACGAAGAACGCCACCAGCATCACCGGCGCCATCACCACCGCGTACGCCTCCACCCGGTCGCCCAGCGCCAGCAGGAGTACGCCCGCCGCCACCGCGCCGGCCAGGGTCCCGATCAGCGCCTGCCGTACCGCGCCCCAGGTCTGCAAGGCGGTGGTCCGGCCCAGACTGAGCACCGCCAGCAGCACCCAGAAGCCGTGTGCCAGGTCCAGCGACCCGGCCACCGCGCGGGCCGCCGCCAGCCCGAACGCCACCCGGACGGCGTTCTGGAACCGGACCGACCGCGGCGTCAGGTGCGCCGCCACCCGCCGCCACCACAGCACCGGCGCCGGCCCCGTCGCATACCAGAACAGGTCCTTCGGGACGGGCGGCGGCTGCCCGCCCCCCAGCGAGATCCGCACCGCGGACTCCATCGCGTACGCCGACTCCGCCGCCGCCAGCACCGCCGACCGGAACCGCCACACCGCCAGCTGCGGCGTCCGCGTCAGGTCCTCCGCCTGCCGCGCCCGCTCCGCCTGGTACGCGGTGATGGCCTCGGGTATCCTCCCGGGCGGCGGGGCCTCGCCGGTCCGCAGCGCCCGCGCGGTGGCGGCCGCGGTGGCCGCGATCCGGTCCAGCATCCCGGCCGACAACGGGTCCAGGGCCGCCGCCGCGTGCCCCGCCAGCCGCTCCAGCTGGACCAGCAGCATCCGGGCCGCCTCGGCGGCGTGGGCCGTCCCGCGGTCACGCCGCCCCGGCCCGGCGGGCCGCTCCGCGGGCGGCACCGCGGCCGGCGCCAACCGGTCCGACGCCGCGCGCAGCCGCTCCACATCGGCGTGCACCGCCTGGGCGAGATCGGCCGCGGCAGCCGAGGCCGCGGAGGCCGCCGTCGCCAGCCGGCTCCG
The window above is part of the Kitasatospora sp. HUAS MG31 genome. Proteins encoded here:
- a CDS encoding S8 family peptidase, whose translation is MSTPLTSRLRRPAVAAVALGAALAFAAPVAPAHAAPSSPAAPAAVWAAGTRAYLVITAPGDTTAARTAVTANGGSVFASYDAIGVVVAHSASAGFATALRAVAGVQQVGATRTSDVPADAYDPALPANPAQSATTLTESTRWDMSQIKADQAWAVTTGSASVKVGVLDTGVDDQHQDLAPNFDAADSVSCAYGKPDTRTGAWRDVDTHGTHVAGTIAAAKNGKGVVGVAPGVRIASVRVAEPGNSFFYAENTICGFVWAGDHGFKVTNNSYYTDPWQFNCPNDLDQAAIIEGVKRAQAYAEGKGSLQVAAAGNANYDLANKTTDTSSPNDSTPVTRTITNACIDIPTELPGVVTVSAMGRGNVKASYSNYGTGVIDVAAPGGDGADGVYSTLPGGKYGNKNGTSMASPHVTGVAALMVSADPTLTPADLRARLASQATDTACPADSRCTGTTGNNGFFGEGQVDALKAVGATPPPGKYFENLTDVAIPDNTTVESPLTVSGVSGNAPATLKVGVDIKHTYRGDLVVSLVAPDGTVYLLEDFPDSDGTDNVLKTYTVNASAEAAAGTWKLRVRDLATQDTGRIDAWSLTF
- a CDS encoding FUSC family protein, yielding MTARPDRRQTARRAVRVTVAVSAGFYPCLYGLDQPVTAMYALFGAIALGVLSQIPGSGRQRAAVILRILPLAWVLTTAGTLLAVSTAAAVSGMLVIGFVLAFTAVAGPAAGGASTGLQLFYILPCFPPFAPGTLGQRLAGLTLGALLLALAEVVLLPAPAAESVRSRLATAASAASAAAADLAQAVHADVERLRAASDRLAPAAVPPAERPAGPGRRDRGTAHAAEAARMLLVQLERLAGHAAAALDPLSAGMLDRIAATAAATARALRTGEAPPPGRIPEAITAYQAERARQAEDLTRTPQLAVWRFRSAVLAAAESAYAMESAVRISLGGGQPPPVPKDLFWYATGPAPVLWWRRVAAHLTPRSVRFQNAVRVAFGLAAARAVAGSLDLAHGFWVLLAVLSLGRTTALQTWGAVRQALIGTLAGAVAAGVLLLALGDRVEAYAVVMAPVMLVAFFVGPMLGIAWAQGLFTLVVSTAFAQVVPASWRLAQVRVVDVLTGSAVGLLFGLIAWPTGARRELRRSVARLLDAAGPLITRTADALLAPPPAGGPHTREVLSALRLTESSFAQYQSEPQDPAAAPRDWYAALRFGRHVLVGAHWLPQYDRPPAGSVSARQAGVAVEEAGLLAARCRRLGGALRAYRGRDVGPGRFTADGGPPTASPGGGAPPPSPDGVRTRLPELVEERAGTGPAAPPLLDLGQWYAMLADDLDLADRLDPALHPAGRPDGAARAG